The Miscanthus floridulus cultivar M001 chromosome 7, ASM1932011v1, whole genome shotgun sequence genome includes a region encoding these proteins:
- the LOC136467992 gene encoding protein G1-like6, with protein sequence MDHHHHHHHHHHHHMIPGQEPSAAHGAAPDSFFLGPAAAVIFSGGAGASGAGSSSSGAAALGSSVGGGGGPSPSSSSPSLSRYESQKRRDWNTFGQYLRNHRPPLSLSRCSGAHVLEFLKYMDQFGKTKVHTPVCPFYGHPNPPAPCPCPLRQAWGSLDALIGRLRAAYEENGGTPEMNPFGARAVRLYLREVRETQARARGISYEKKKRKKPSAASAAAAGPSSEGSPPPGPSGGGGGPDTSASPQFIMP encoded by the coding sequence ATggatcaccaccatcaccaccaccaccaccaccatcatcacatGATCCCGGGCCAAGAGCCGTCGGCGGCGCACGGCGCAGCCCCGGACAGCTTCTTCCTCGGCCCCGCCGCGGCCGTCATCTTCTCCGGAGGCGCCGGGGCGTCGGGGGCCGGCTCGTCGTCGTCGGGCGCTGCGGCCCTCGGATCCTCCGTGGGGGGAGGAGGTGGGCCGTCGCCGTCCAGCTCGTCGCCGTCGCTGAGCCGGTACGAGTCCCAGAAGCGCCGGGACTGGAACACGTTCGGGCAGTACCTGCGCAACCACCGGCCGCCGCTGTCACTGTCGCGGTGCAGCGGCGCGCACGTGCTGGAGTTCCTCAAGTACATGGATCAGTTCGGCAAGACCAAGGTGCACACGCCGGTGTGCCCCTTCTACGGGCACCCCAACCCGCCCgcgccgtgcccgtgcccgcTGCGCCAGGCGTGGGGCTCCCTCGACGCGCTCATCGGCCGCCTCCGCGCTGCCTACGAGGAGAACGGCGGCACGCCCGAGATGAACCCCTTCGGCGCGCGCGCCGTGCGGCTCTACCTGCGCGAGGTGCGCGAGACGCAGGCGCGGGCCAGGGGGATCAGCTACGAGAAGAAGAAGCGGAAGAAGCCGTCGGCGGCTTCGGCCGCGGCCGCGGGGCCGTCGTCCGAGGGAAGCCCGCCACCGGGGCCGTCTGGCGGCGGAGGAGGACCCGATACGTCGGCGTCGCCGCAGTTCATCATGCCGTGA